Proteins encoded together in one Microcebus murinus isolate Inina chromosome 16, M.murinus_Inina_mat1.0, whole genome shotgun sequence window:
- the LOC105865558 gene encoding uncharacterized protein LOC105865558, whose translation MASDSTLSDLGFSWEEDRKFILRSWSLVFSILATLMILSVMDGRMAYVKGPYNGYLGFWTNCRRHKCANLGQVTVLIHMSEGFMLLALGLCLLLLPAMGLSFRPFFRRLYKVDFVFSSLSIGIGLLLFLSLTLFAVNCETVHPRPRISYQVAFYMCWCASALMLWAGALCYLNQVGMWSRRITFVERRRMSQRRWAIHHFVQRCASNHRNSDINSEHILHLPNSHSIQESPQVSARNST comes from the exons ATGGCCTCAGACTCCACCTTAT CGGACCTGGGCTTTTCCTGGGAGGAGGACCGCAAGTTCATCCTGCGGAGCTGGTCTCTCGTCTTCAGCATCCTCGCGACCCTGATGATTCTCAGCGTGATGGATGGGCGTATGGCCTATGTGAAGGGACCCTACAATGGCTACCTGGGCTTCTGGACTAACTGCAGGAGGCACAAGTGTGCCAACCTGGGCCAAGTGACCG TTCTTATCCATATGAGTGAAGGCTTCATGTTACTGGCCCTGGGGctgtgcctcctcctcctccctgccatgGGTCTCTCCTTCCGCCCCTTCTTCCGCCGCCTGTACAAGGTTGACTTTGTCTTCAGTTCCCTTAGCATCGGCATTG GGCTCCTGCTTTTCCTCAGCCTGACGCTCTTTGCAGTCAACTGTGAGACGGTGCATCCCAGACCACGAATATCCTACCAGGTGGCCTTCTACATGTGCTGGTGTGCCAGTGCCCTGATGCTGTGGGCCG GAGCCCTGTGCTACTTAAACCAAGTGGGCATGTGGAGCAGGAGGATAACCTTTGTGGAGCGGCGGCGGATGAGCCAGCGCCGGTGGGCCATACATCATTTTGTCCAGAGGTGCGCATCCAATCACCGGAACTCAGACATCAACTCTGAGCACATCCTGCACCTGCCCAATTCCCACAGCATCCAGGAGAGCCCCCAAGTCTCTGCCAGGAATAGCACCTGA
- the KLK1 gene encoding kallikrein-1, with the protein MWFLVLCLALSLGGTGAAPAIQSRVVGGWECEKHSHPWQVAVYHFSNVECGGVLVHPQWVLTAAHCISDKYQVWLGRHNLFEDEDTAQFVHVSKSFPHPKFNLSLLKNFTRQEDEDYSHDIMLLRLTEPAEITDAVQVLDLPCDEPEPEVGSICFASGWGSIKPENFSYPDDLQCVDLEIMPNDVCDRAHPQKVTEFMLCAGHLAGGKDTCVGDSGGPLICNGVLQGLISWGHVPCANPNMPSLYLKLQKYIEWIKETMANNP; encoded by the exons ATGTGGTTCCTGGTTCTGTGCCTCGCCCTGTCCCTGGGGGGGACTG GTGCTGCACCAGCCATCCAGTCTCGGGTGGTGGGAGGCTGGGAATGTGAGAAGCATTCCCACCCATGGCAGGTGGCTGTGTACCATTTCAGCAACGTCGAGTGTGGGGGCGTCCTGGTGCACCCCCAGTGGGTGCTCACAGCCGCCCACTGCATCAGTGA CAAATACCAGGTCTGGCTGGGTCGCCACAACTTGTTTGAAGATGAAGACACAGCCCAGTTTGTCCATGTCAGTAAGAGCTTCCCACACCCAAAATTCAACCTGAGCCTCCTGAAGAACTTCACCCGCCAGGAAGACGAGGACTACAGCCACGACATCATGCTGCTCCGCCTGACAGAGCCAGCCGAGATCACAGATGCTGTGCAGGTCCTGGACCTGCCTTGCGACGAACCCGAACCCGAAGTGGGGAGCATCTGTTTTGCCTCTGGCTGGGGCAGCATCAAACCAGAGAACT TTTCATACCCAGATGATCTCCAGTGTGTGGACCTTGAAATCATGCCAAATGATGTGTGTGACAGAGCCCACCCCCAGAAGGTGACAGAGTTCATGCTGTGTGCTGGCCACTTGGCTGGTGGTAAAGACACCTGTGTG GGTGACTCGGGGGGCCCGCTGATCTGCAATGGTGTGCTCCAAGGTCTCATATCCTGGGGCCACGTCCCGTGTGCCAACCCCAATATGCCCTCGCTCTACCTGAAACTGCAGAAGTACATTGAGTGGATCAAGGAGACCATGGCAAACAACCCCTGA
- the KLK15 gene encoding kallikrein-15, producing MTAAESWSLLYNVASPHLFLPADIYRPHPSFVKPLIHHIRIPLASPAPLAQFLTLVDRLWAVDLTLQILPQSQEGDKLLKGEECAPHSQPWQVALYERGRFNCGASLISPHWVLSAAHCQTRSMRVRLGEHNLRKWDGPEQLRAVSRVVPHPGYEARSHRHDVMLLRLAQPARLTTQVHPVMLPTRCPSPSEACVVSGWGLVTNNEPGTTGSPESQVSLPDTLHCANISIISDTSCNKDYPGHLMSTMVCAGAEGGGTDSCEGDSGGPLVCSGVLQGIVSWGDVPCDTTKKPGVYTKVCHYLEWIREIMKRN from the exons atgaCTGCAGCTGAGTCCTGGTCCCTCCTCTACAATGTGGCTTCTCCTCACCTTTTCCTTCCTGCTGACATCTACAG ACCTCACCCTTCCTTTGTTAAGCCCCTCATCCACCACATCCGCATTCCCCTGGCCTCGCCAGCACCTTTGGCCCAGTTCCTGACCCTGGTGGACAGGCTTTGGGCAGTTGATCTGACGCTGCAAATCCTGCCCCAGT CACAGGAAGGTGACAAGTTGCTGAAAGGTGAGGAGTGTGCGCCCCACTCTCAGCCATGGCAAGTGGCCCTCTACGAGCGTGGGCGCTTCAACTGCGGTGCTTCCCTCATCTCCCCACACTGGGTGCTCTCTGCAGCCCACTGCCAGACCCG CTCCATGAGAGTGCGCCTGGGTGAGCACAACCTGCGCAAGTGGGATGGACCAGAGCAACTGCGGGCTGTCTCTCGAGTCGTCCCACATCCTGGCTACGAAGCCCGCAGTCACCGCCATGATGTCATGTTGCTGCGGCTGGCCCAGCCCGCTCGCCTGACCACCCAGGTGCACCCAGTGATGCTACCCACCCGTTGCCCTAGCCCCAGTGAGGCCTGTGTGGTGTCTGGCTGGGGCCTGGTGACCAACAACGAGCCCGGGACCACAGGGAGCCCAGAATCACAAG TGAGTCTCCCAGATACACTGCATTGTGCCAACATCAGCATCATCTCAGACACATCTTGTAACAAGGACTACCCCGGGCACTTAATGAGCACCATGGTGTGCGCAGGAGCAGAGGGCGGAGGCACGGACTCCTGTGAG GGTGACTCCGGGGGACCACTGGTCTGTAGTGGAGTCTTGCAGGGCATTGTGTCCTGGGGTGACGTCCCTTGTGATACCACCAAGAAGCCTGGAGTCTATACCAAAGTCTGTCACTACTTGGAGTGGATCAGGGAAATCATGAAGAGGAACTGA